The following are from one region of the Salicibibacter kimchii genome:
- the xseB gene encoding exodeoxyribonuclease VII small subunit, whose protein sequence is MEDERNEEPENKQTFEADMKKLEYIIQQLEQGDVPLEKAIEMYQTGMKLSKRCHDQLQRVEKQMDRIVNETGESFPLELEDSQSN, encoded by the coding sequence GTGGAAGATGAAAGAAACGAAGAGCCGGAAAATAAGCAGACGTTTGAAGCAGATATGAAAAAACTCGAGTATATTATCCAGCAGCTTGAACAAGGAGATGTCCCTTTGGAAAAAGCCATTGAGATGTATCAAACGGGAATGAAGCTTTCCAAACGTTGCCATGATCAATTGCAACGAGTGGAGAAGCAAATGGACCGCATTGTCAACGAAACGGGAGAAAGTTTTCCGTTGGAATTGGAAGATAGTCAGAGCAATTAA
- a CDS encoding polyprenyl synthetase family protein, which produces MTKERLDQLVEAHIPPLANNLKAHVEALNAPIQLKEAMLYSLNTGGKRIRPLLLIAVAGSYKPVNEAVYKLGAAVEMVHTYSLVHDDLPSMDNDDTRRGKPTNHKIYGEALAILAGDSLLTESFSLLTTINEQELTPRDALYLIRRLTEASGATGMVGGQVADLEAENRSVTLEELEWIHRHKTAAMLTFAAEAGGIIGSAPPEDLSLLRPFAEEVGIAFQIKDDILDVEGNESSIGKPVGSDENNGKSTYPSLLSLDEAKRKLRSHMEKAERMLRSLSVPAPDLFSVLSYIEHRDR; this is translated from the coding sequence GTGACAAAAGAAAGACTCGATCAGTTGGTTGAAGCACATATTCCGCCCCTGGCGAACAACTTAAAAGCGCACGTGGAAGCATTAAACGCACCGATCCAATTAAAAGAAGCGATGCTTTACTCGTTAAACACGGGGGGGAAACGGATTCGTCCATTGCTTTTGATCGCGGTTGCCGGCAGTTATAAGCCTGTAAACGAGGCAGTGTATAAACTAGGAGCTGCCGTTGAAATGGTACACACGTACTCGCTCGTCCATGATGATTTGCCGAGCATGGATAATGACGATACGAGACGAGGCAAGCCGACGAACCATAAAATATACGGGGAAGCATTAGCGATACTCGCAGGGGATTCACTTCTCACAGAGAGCTTTTCCCTGCTCACTACCATCAATGAACAAGAACTGACTCCGCGGGATGCTTTATATCTAATCCGACGTTTAACGGAAGCGAGTGGGGCGACAGGAATGGTCGGGGGTCAGGTGGCTGATTTGGAAGCCGAGAATCGATCGGTAACACTTGAAGAACTTGAATGGATTCATCGGCATAAAACGGCCGCCATGTTGACGTTTGCCGCAGAAGCAGGTGGGATTATCGGAAGCGCGCCTCCGGAAGATCTATCACTGCTCAGGCCATTCGCAGAAGAAGTGGGGATTGCTTTTCAAATTAAAGATGACATCCTCGATGTCGAGGGGAACGAATCATCGATTGGTAAGCCGGTGGGGAGTGACGAAAACAATGGCAAAAGCACTTATCCAAGTTTGCTCTCCCTCGACGAGGCAAAGCGTAAATTGCGCAGTCATATGGAAAAGGCTGAGCGCATGTTACGGTCGCTTTCAGTGCCCGCCCCCGATCTTTTTTCTGTCCTCTCCTATATTGAGCATAGAGATCGATAA
- the dxs gene encoding 1-deoxy-D-xylulose-5-phosphate synthase, protein MDLETIQNPGFLKSLSRKQLDELAEDIRSFLISKLSVTGGHLGPNLGVVELTLMLHKLYDSPKDKIIWDVGHQTYVHKILTGRANRFDSLKQFRGLCGYAKRDESEHDVWEAGHSSTSLSAAMGMATARDLKGEDFNVLPVIGDGALTGGMALEAMNHIGHEQTDMTVILNDNEMSIAPNVGAMHNMLGRLRTTGGYRRTKEDLEYFVKKIPAFGGALSATADRLKGSLKYLLVSGVFFEEMGFTYLGPIDGHNFDELHSNLTYAKRTKGPVLLHVVTKKGKGYKPAEEDASGAWHGPGPYKIESGDMIKKSGPPAYSAVFSDTLAKIAEKDDRLVALTAAMPGGTKLDKFAKKFPERMFDVGIAEQHATTMSAGLSTQGMKPVFGVYSTFLQRGYDQLVHDVCRQNLNVVFGIDRSGLVGGDGETHQGVFDIAYLRHLPNMKIVIPKDENELQHMIHTAVANDAGPMAVRFPRGNGLGVEMDEELKLLPIGEWPVEQEGNDAVILAFSTMLPIAKEAAAQLEKQGISTRVINANSAKPLDDKRLDQIAHENIPILTMEEAVLKGGFGSAVLEYLNDQNHTGLQLKRMGLPDRYIEHGDPKNWYEELGLTASEVAKSINEMVPRKKQRA, encoded by the coding sequence ATGGATTTGGAAACCATTCAGAACCCTGGGTTCCTAAAAAGTTTATCACGCAAACAATTGGACGAGCTTGCCGAAGATATTCGTTCGTTCTTAATTTCAAAACTATCCGTTACAGGCGGACATTTGGGGCCGAACCTGGGTGTTGTAGAGTTAACGCTTATGCTCCATAAACTGTATGATAGCCCGAAGGATAAAATCATTTGGGATGTCGGACACCAGACATATGTTCATAAAATCCTGACGGGGCGAGCGAACCGTTTTGATTCGTTAAAGCAATTCCGGGGTTTGTGCGGATATGCGAAACGAGACGAAAGTGAACACGATGTTTGGGAGGCGGGCCATAGTTCAACCTCCCTTTCTGCAGCGATGGGAATGGCTACAGCCCGGGATTTGAAAGGCGAAGATTTCAACGTCCTTCCCGTCATTGGAGATGGAGCGCTCACCGGGGGCATGGCGTTGGAAGCCATGAACCATATCGGCCATGAACAAACGGACATGACCGTTATTTTGAACGATAATGAAATGTCCATCGCGCCCAACGTTGGCGCCATGCATAATATGCTCGGTCGTTTGCGTACAACAGGCGGCTATCGCAGAACGAAAGAGGATCTTGAGTACTTTGTCAAAAAAATTCCGGCCTTCGGCGGTGCGTTAAGCGCGACAGCCGATCGATTGAAAGGTAGCCTCAAATACTTGCTCGTCTCCGGTGTTTTTTTCGAGGAAATGGGTTTTACGTACCTCGGACCGATCGATGGACACAACTTTGATGAGCTTCACAGCAATTTGACCTATGCAAAACGTACGAAGGGCCCTGTGCTCCTGCATGTAGTTACAAAGAAAGGGAAAGGGTACAAGCCCGCCGAAGAAGACGCGAGCGGAGCCTGGCATGGCCCCGGACCGTACAAAATAGAGTCCGGAGATATGATAAAGAAATCAGGTCCGCCTGCATATAGTGCCGTTTTTAGCGATACACTCGCGAAGATCGCGGAAAAGGACGATCGGCTCGTCGCGTTGACAGCGGCAATGCCGGGCGGGACGAAACTCGATAAATTTGCAAAGAAATTCCCGGAACGAATGTTTGATGTCGGAATCGCGGAACAGCACGCCACAACGATGTCCGCCGGCCTTTCCACCCAGGGAATGAAGCCTGTGTTCGGTGTGTATTCCACGTTTTTACAAAGGGGATATGATCAGCTCGTTCATGATGTATGCCGTCAAAATTTGAACGTTGTCTTCGGTATTGACCGCTCCGGGCTCGTCGGCGGAGACGGCGAGACCCATCAGGGTGTCTTCGATATCGCTTATCTCAGGCATTTGCCGAATATGAAGATCGTCATTCCGAAAGATGAGAATGAGTTGCAGCATATGATTCATACTGCCGTCGCCAACGATGCCGGTCCAATGGCTGTTCGTTTTCCGCGCGGGAACGGACTAGGCGTGGAGATGGATGAGGAATTAAAGCTCTTGCCTATCGGTGAATGGCCGGTGGAACAAGAAGGAAATGATGCCGTGATCCTCGCGTTCAGCACGATGTTGCCGATTGCAAAAGAAGCGGCTGCACAGTTGGAAAAACAAGGGATCTCCACTCGTGTCATAAATGCCAACTCCGCGAAGCCCTTGGATGATAAACGGCTGGATCAAATCGCCCATGAAAACATTCCGATTCTCACGATGGAAGAAGCTGTTTTAAAAGGTGGCTTCGGAAGCGCCGTTCTCGAATATTTAAACGATCAAAACCATACAGGCTTGCAATTAAAACGAATGGGCCTTCCCGATCGTTATATCGAACACGGGGACCCCAAAAACTGGTATGAAGAACTGGGACTTACAGCGTCTGAGGTTGCGAAGTCCATTAATGAAATGGTTCCTAGAAAGAAACAACGCGCATGA
- a CDS encoding TlyA family RNA methyltransferase: MKKKERADVLLVEKGVLSTREKARRSIMAGLVYTEEERIEKPGMKLDPDRPLYLKGDIHPYVSRGGLKLEKALQVFPIKMESKIVLDVGASTGGFTDCALQHGAKSVYAVDVGYNQLDWGLRSDPRVHVLERLNFRYVKASEFAHGAPDVAVCDVSFISLKHLLPKMSEVLSEHGEACVLIKPQFEAEREEVGKKGIVRDRSIHSRVIEAVMKASIASGLQPSGLHVSPITGSGGNIEYLLYLRKSKEAKAIPVECIAKTVNPSS, from the coding sequence ATGAAGAAAAAAGAGCGAGCGGATGTTTTACTCGTTGAGAAAGGGGTACTCTCGACACGGGAAAAAGCGAGGCGGTCGATTATGGCCGGCCTCGTTTATACGGAGGAAGAACGTATCGAAAAACCGGGCATGAAGTTGGATCCTGATCGCCCCCTTTATCTGAAAGGTGATATCCATCCATACGTGAGCAGGGGTGGACTCAAACTTGAAAAGGCGTTACAAGTCTTCCCGATTAAGATGGAAAGCAAAATCGTGCTCGATGTGGGCGCCTCTACGGGGGGGTTTACCGATTGCGCGCTTCAACACGGAGCAAAAAGCGTGTATGCCGTTGATGTCGGCTACAATCAGTTGGATTGGGGATTGCGTTCCGACCCACGCGTGCATGTGTTGGAGCGCCTGAATTTCAGGTATGTCAAGGCGTCGGAATTTGCCCATGGGGCCCCGGATGTTGCTGTGTGTGATGTGTCTTTCATTTCATTGAAACACCTTTTGCCTAAGATGAGTGAGGTTTTATCTGAGCATGGAGAGGCATGTGTTTTGATCAAACCACAATTTGAAGCAGAGCGAGAAGAAGTAGGCAAAAAGGGAATCGTTCGCGACCGATCGATTCACTCACGTGTCATTGAAGCCGTGATGAAAGCAAGCATTGCATCCGGGTTGCAACCGTCCGGGTTGCATGTGTCGCCGATTACAGGCAGCGGAGGAAACATCGAGTACTTGCTTTATTTGCGGAAGTCGAAGGAAGCAAAAGCCATTCCCGTGGAATGCATTGCCAAAACGGTGAACCCTTCCTCTTGA
- the ahrC gene encoding transcriptional regulator AhrC/ArgR: MTKGQRHVKIREIINEQEVDTQEELVFQLLETGFNVTQATVSRDIKELHLVKVLTQDGRYKYSLPADRRFNPEEKLKKHLFDSFVSIDYSDHLIVLKTLPGNAHAIGALIDNLNWEEIMGTICGDDTILIICKKAEQSPALTDRILGML; the protein is encoded by the coding sequence ATGACAAAGGGACAACGTCACGTAAAAATACGTGAGATTATAAATGAACAAGAAGTAGACACCCAAGAAGAACTCGTTTTTCAATTACTGGAAACAGGATTTAACGTAACTCAAGCGACCGTCTCCAGAGATATCAAGGAATTGCATCTCGTAAAAGTGTTGACCCAGGACGGTCGTTATAAATACAGCCTCCCGGCAGACAGACGCTTTAATCCCGAAGAAAAGCTGAAGAAGCATCTTTTTGACAGTTTCGTTAGCATTGATTACTCCGATCATTTAATTGTGCTGAAAACATTACCCGGAAATGCCCACGCGATTGGAGCATTGATCGATAACTTGAACTGGGAGGAGATTATGGGGACGATCTGTGGGGATGACACAATCCTTATTATTTGTAAAAAAGCAGAACAATCTCCAGCGCTTACCGACCGAATCTTGGGGATGCTTTAA
- the recN gene encoding DNA repair protein RecN: MLEELTIRNFAIIEELTIPFGSGLTVLTGETGAGKSIIIDALGLLAGGRGSVDFVRHESKKAEIEGLFIVSSDHLAYERMASAGIECEEGMIVLKREISRKGKSVCRVNGHLVTLTTLRSIGQTLVDIHGQHEHQELLQMDKHSGLVDAYADSTLSALKSEYEDRYEKYLSIKNELQRLRNSDRENIQRLDLIQYQLEEIEQAALSEPDEEQQLEQERYKLAHAEKLYELLQYAYTYLHDEGKGLEWIRESAGHLKEASDIDPALVQTSEQVDSSFYMIEEASYSIREHIDQLDFDPARLEQIERRLDEIDQLKRKYGGSITEILAFSEEIAEEQEALVNLDEHIRQYEEELKEKAAELFSAANALTAGRREAAKTLSEAVERELADLFMEKTRFSVAFQAPFQGEEVQSDGQVKTFTKDGQERLEFYMSPNAGEPEKPLIKIASGGEISRIMLALKRILSNSSQRTALIFDEVDTGVSGRVAQAIGEKIAAIANAETQVLCITHLPQVAALASTHMHIAKEEKEGRVHTTVTDLDDTARVDELARMLSGSEVTTKTRENARELLDLATS, translated from the coding sequence TTGCTCGAAGAACTGACGATTCGAAATTTTGCGATCATCGAAGAACTGACGATTCCATTTGGATCAGGATTAACCGTGCTTACTGGGGAAACGGGAGCGGGAAAATCGATCATTATCGATGCCCTCGGTTTGTTGGCGGGCGGTCGCGGTTCTGTAGATTTTGTGCGCCATGAAAGTAAAAAAGCGGAAATCGAAGGTCTGTTTATCGTGTCAAGCGACCATTTGGCCTATGAACGTATGGCTTCTGCCGGCATCGAGTGTGAAGAGGGAATGATCGTTTTAAAGAGAGAGATCTCCCGAAAAGGAAAGAGCGTCTGCAGAGTCAACGGGCATCTGGTTACCTTAACGACGTTGCGGTCGATTGGACAAACATTGGTGGATATCCATGGGCAGCATGAACATCAGGAATTGTTACAAATGGACAAGCACAGTGGATTGGTCGATGCATACGCGGATTCGACATTGTCTGCGTTAAAATCCGAATATGAAGATCGCTATGAAAAGTATTTGTCGATTAAAAATGAATTGCAACGTTTACGGAACAGCGATCGTGAAAATATTCAGCGGCTTGACCTCATTCAATACCAACTGGAAGAAATTGAACAAGCAGCATTATCCGAACCCGATGAAGAACAGCAGTTGGAACAAGAACGCTATAAATTGGCACATGCAGAGAAATTATACGAGCTCCTGCAATATGCCTACACCTATTTACATGATGAGGGCAAAGGGTTGGAATGGATCAGAGAATCCGCCGGCCATCTGAAAGAGGCTAGCGATATTGACCCTGCATTAGTTCAAACGAGCGAACAAGTGGATTCCAGTTTTTATATGATTGAAGAAGCTTCTTATTCCATCCGGGAACACATCGATCAGCTCGACTTTGATCCGGCGCGTTTGGAGCAAATCGAAAGGCGCTTGGATGAAATCGACCAACTGAAACGAAAGTACGGGGGATCAATTACAGAAATATTGGCCTTTTCCGAAGAAATCGCCGAGGAACAAGAAGCACTTGTAAATTTGGATGAGCACATCCGCCAATATGAAGAGGAATTAAAAGAAAAGGCCGCGGAGCTTTTTTCTGCAGCAAATGCTCTTACAGCGGGAAGAAGAGAAGCTGCAAAAACGCTTTCGGAAGCAGTTGAACGCGAACTGGCTGATCTGTTTATGGAGAAAACGCGATTTTCCGTGGCTTTTCAAGCTCCATTTCAAGGAGAAGAAGTGCAGAGTGACGGTCAGGTAAAAACATTTACAAAAGACGGGCAAGAACGTTTGGAGTTTTATATGTCGCCTAATGCCGGAGAGCCTGAGAAACCTTTGATAAAAATTGCCTCAGGCGGCGAAATTTCTCGAATTATGCTCGCGCTCAAACGGATATTGTCAAATTCATCGCAACGGACAGCGTTGATTTTTGATGAAGTGGATACAGGGGTAAGCGGACGGGTCGCGCAAGCCATTGGAGAAAAAATTGCCGCGATCGCCAACGCTGAAACCCAAGTGCTTTGCATCACCCATTTGCCGCAAGTCGCGGCGCTGGCATCGACGCATATGCATATAGCCAAAGAGGAAAAAGAAGGACGTGTACACACAACGGTAACCGATCTTGACGACACTGCACGTGTCGATGAGTTGGCACGTATGCTATCGGGAAGCGAGGTAACGACAAAAACGCGAGAAAACGCGCGTGAACTTTTGGATCTTGCAACATCATGA
- the spoIVB gene encoding SpoIVB peptidase, producing MKSDKKRKIIGAILLIAVMSLGFLQPVQSWIQLPDQLTMMPGEETSAIESFESKVPSMFSVEDKKEDAIQVTAGSTPIKNITKNKEPRVEVTPGGQSVGVRLSAQGVMVVGFHALHTEQGQQSPAEAAGIQKGDIIVKIDQQPVEDLTEVTSILRSPDTSKAIQIELIRNGEKVEKTVQPSIKASEDAKQLGMYIRDSSAGVGTMTFFDPATRQYGALGHVIADIDTKRPVSIHEGEITRSSVKSIERGKSGTPGEKQASIANKQEVLGTITKNNTFGIYGQLNKGHDLGNEGQESMPIAYAEEVEEGPAKIMTVVENEEVEAFDVDIIRSSPQKHAATKGMVLKVTDDRLLEKTGGIVQGMSGSPIIQNDKIIGAVTHVFVNDAATGYGSHIEWMLDEAGIDTEEKRKAS from the coding sequence GTGAAATCCGACAAAAAACGAAAAATAATAGGCGCGATCTTACTCATTGCTGTCATGAGCCTAGGATTTTTGCAGCCGGTACAATCGTGGATACAGCTTCCGGATCAACTTACAATGATGCCCGGTGAGGAGACCTCCGCCATAGAAAGCTTCGAATCGAAAGTACCTTCGATGTTTTCCGTAGAAGATAAAAAAGAAGATGCGATTCAGGTGACGGCGGGTTCTACACCGATCAAAAATATAACGAAAAACAAGGAGCCAAGAGTTGAGGTTACCCCGGGAGGGCAGTCCGTCGGCGTGCGGTTAAGCGCACAAGGTGTCATGGTTGTCGGTTTCCACGCGCTTCATACGGAACAAGGACAGCAATCGCCTGCGGAAGCGGCAGGAATCCAAAAAGGGGACATTATTGTCAAGATCGATCAGCAACCGGTGGAAGATTTGACAGAAGTCACGTCAATCTTACGTTCCCCGGATACCTCGAAAGCCATTCAAATCGAACTTATACGTAATGGAGAAAAAGTAGAAAAAACCGTCCAGCCAAGCATCAAAGCTTCCGAGGACGCCAAGCAGTTGGGGATGTACATTCGGGACTCGTCTGCCGGTGTGGGAACAATGACTTTTTTTGATCCGGCCACGAGGCAATACGGAGCACTGGGGCATGTGATCGCTGATATTGATACAAAACGCCCGGTTTCCATTCATGAAGGAGAGATCACACGCTCATCCGTAAAATCGATCGAAAGAGGGAAAAGCGGGACACCCGGTGAGAAACAAGCATCCATAGCCAACAAACAAGAGGTGCTTGGCACGATTACGAAAAACAACACATTCGGCATTTATGGGCAATTAAACAAAGGACATGATTTGGGAAATGAAGGACAGGAATCGATGCCAATCGCGTATGCGGAAGAAGTAGAAGAAGGACCGGCGAAAATTATGACCGTGGTGGAAAACGAAGAAGTTGAGGCTTTTGATGTGGATATTATCCGTTCAAGTCCACAAAAACACGCGGCGACCAAGGGGATGGTCTTAAAAGTAACCGATGACCGTCTTCTTGAGAAGACTGGGGGCATTGTGCAGGGAATGAGCGGTAGCCCGATCATTCAAAATGATAAAATCATCGGTGCCGTTACCCATGTATTTGTGAACGATGCAGCCACAGGATACGGTTCTCATATCGAATGGATGTTGGATGAGGCCGGCATTGATACGGAAGAAAAAAGAAAGGCAAGCTAA
- the spo0A gene encoding sporulation transcription factor Spo0A translates to MEPIKVCIADDNRDLVQMVEEYVSLQDDMEVSGVAYNGKDCLQVVEEKQPDVLILDIIMPYLDGLAVLERLQNNNGEKLPKVLMLTAFGQEDVTKKAVNHGAAYYVLKPFDMDMLIDTIRDLSGQPDPQVTVSGKSKEMGNVKQPSINLDQRITGIIHEIGVPAHIKGYMYMREAITMVYNNIELLGSITKELYPDIAKKYNTTASRVERAIRHAIEVAWSRGNIDSISHYFGYTVSMSKAKPTNSEFIAMVADKLRIEHKVS, encoded by the coding sequence TTGGAACCAATCAAAGTTTGTATTGCTGATGATAATCGCGATTTAGTGCAAATGGTGGAAGAATATGTATCCTTGCAAGACGATATGGAAGTTTCCGGAGTAGCTTACAATGGCAAAGACTGCTTGCAGGTCGTAGAGGAGAAGCAACCGGATGTACTTATTCTTGATATCATCATGCCATATCTTGACGGCCTTGCTGTTTTGGAACGATTACAAAATAATAATGGGGAAAAATTGCCGAAAGTTTTAATGTTAACCGCGTTTGGACAGGAAGATGTAACGAAAAAGGCGGTGAACCATGGTGCTGCTTATTATGTGCTAAAGCCGTTTGACATGGACATGCTGATTGATACGATTAGGGACCTCAGCGGCCAACCGGATCCACAAGTCACAGTATCCGGGAAAAGCAAAGAAATGGGCAATGTGAAACAACCAAGCATCAACTTGGACCAACGCATCACCGGCATTATACATGAAATTGGTGTTCCAGCACATATTAAAGGGTATATGTACATGCGGGAAGCGATTACAATGGTGTATAACAATATCGAATTGCTCGGTTCGATCACGAAAGAATTGTATCCGGATATTGCCAAGAAATACAACACAACGGCCAGCCGCGTAGAAAGAGCGATTCGGCACGCGATCGAAGTTGCCTGGAGTCGTGGAAACATTGACTCCATCTCCCATTACTTTGGGTACACGGTAAGCATGTCCAAAGCTAAACCAACGAATTCCGAATTCATCGCGATGGTCGCCGACAAATTGCGGATTGAACATAAGGTGAGTTAA